From the Xiphophorus maculatus strain JP 163 A chromosome 20, X_maculatus-5.0-male, whole genome shotgun sequence genome, one window contains:
- the LOC102233871 gene encoding melanotransferrin-like — protein MRGSHHILLFLIFACCIRAKKMRWCTVSDPEQRKCAELAKALVAVLPPAAVAAFARLSCVRASNTADCIDKIKANRADIVALDAGEVYSAVKQFDLVVVAKEVYTDGACILSVAVVTNRSLDIRSLQGLRSCHSGARWTAGWSLPLGFLLSRNYLTWSKENPLSQDVGAFFRASCVPGAATMAPPLCALCQGQKSYVRQKNYFCESSHNEPFYNNQGALRCLRRGAGDVAFVDHLALESINASERDSFRLLCPDGSQAPLSHYMSCNLGRGPGGGMVTRHNFRKVVRKFISAVQTQFGRLGKKRQRFQLFNSSLSGESDLLFRDATDKLVVLPNDMDVSQVMGLDYVALLKGLGHEGSSLQDSVVRWCCISHAEQKKCEQWALSIKSDPLVCVRAVSMRDCIEKIKRDEVDAVSLDATHTFIAGKCGLVPVVTEYYRTECAPAEGSAHLETDVLPSAVGVAVAKRFSSNIFIGNLGGRRSCHGYIYSPAGWLLPYRHTLSQEHNSSAPCDPNQVYNTVFWKGCLPGSQGNLCKVCRGGTGEAATKRCTDNHNERYYGNMGALRCLVGDPSGKSYGDVAFLEHHNLVTNILALNSSGWAKEWKQSDFELLCADGHRAALSEWESCNLGVVPPNSIMTRPVLTARVYDFLMKSQETLGAASSTEFQLFESHRYGESDLLFKDATHCFVHTSHMDYRSILGEEFYAHAEAVFKCTHSDILEFCNQDVCSIS, from the exons ATGAGAGGATCTCATCATATTTTACTCTTTCTCATCTTTGCCTGCTGCATCAGGG CCAAGAAGATGCGCTGGTGCACCGTCTCAGATCCTGAGCAGAGGAAGTGTGCAGAGCTGGCCAAGGCCCTGGTGGCCGTCCTGCCGCCCGCTGCTGTTGCAGCGTTTGCCAGGCTGTCCTGCGTACGAGCATCCAACACAGCCGACTGCATCGACAAAATCAAG GCTAACCGTGCAGATATAGTGGCGCTAGATGCAGGAGAAGTTTACTCTGCTGTGAAGCAGTTTGATCTTGTTGTCGTCGCTAAGGAGGTTTACACTGATG GAGCTTGCATCCTGTCGGTTGCAGTGGTGACAAACAGGAGCTTGGATATTCGGTCCCTGCAAGGCCTCAGAAGCTGTCACAGCGGGGCCAGGTGGACTGCTGGCTGGAGCCTCCCGCTTGGGTTCCTGCTGTCCAGGAACTACCTAACCTGGAGCAAAGAAAATCCTCTCAGCCAGG ATGTTGGTGCCTTTTTCAGAGCTAGCTGTGTTCCGGGGGCTGCCACCATGGCGCCGCCTCTGTGCGCTCTGTGCCAAGGCCAGAAGTCTTACGTCCGCCAGAAGAATTACTTCTGTGAGTCGTCACACAATGAGCCTTTCTACAACAACCAGGGAGCCCTCAG ATGTCTCCGTAGAGGTGCAGGTGATGTTGCCTTTGTGGACCATTTAGCGCTTGAAAGTATTAATG cGAGTGAGCGGGACAGTTTCCGGTTGCTGTGTCCTGATGGCTCACAGGCTCCTCTGAGCCACTACATGAGTTGTAATCTGGGCCGTGGTCCAGGAGGAGGAATGGTCACCAGACATAATTTTCGCAAGGTTGTCCGCAAATTTATATCAGCTGTGCAG ACCCAGTTTGGTCGACTAGGGAAAAAGAGGCAGCGCTTCCAACTCTTCAATTCATCTCTCTCTGGGGAGTCGGACCTTCTCTTCCGAGATGCAACAGATAAACTGGTTGTTCTGCCGAACGACATGGACGTCAGCCAGGTGATGGGGCTGGATTATGTTGCACTCCTCAAAGGACTCGGCCATGAAG GAAGCTCTCTCCAGGACAGCGTTGTGCGTTGGTGCTGCATCAGCCATGCTGAGCAGAAGAAATGCGAGCAGTGGGCTCTGAGCATAAAGTCCGACCCACTGGTGTGTGTCAGGGCTGTGTCAATGCGGGACTGCATCGAGAAAATCAAG AGGGATGAAGTGGACGCAGTCTCGCTGGATGCAACACACACATTCATCGCAGGGAAATGTGGCCTTGTTCCGGTGGTCACTGAATATTATA GAACCGAATGTGCTCCTGCTGAAGGATCGGCTCACTTGGAGACGGATG TGCTGCCCTCAGCTGTGGGTGTGGCTGTAGCAAAGCGCTTCAGCAGTAACATCTTCATTGGGAATCTGGGCGGCCGCCGCTCATGTCACGGCTACATATACAGCCCTGCAGGCTGGCTGCTGCCGTACAGACACACATTAAGCCAGGAGCACAACAGCAGCGCCCCCTGTGATCCAAACCAAG TGTACAATACGGTGTTTTGGAAAGGCTGTCTCCCTGGATCTCAGGGGAATCTGTGCAAAGTGTGCAGGGGAGGGACAGGCGAAGCAGCGACCAAACGCTGTACCGACAACCACAATGAGCGTTACTATGGAAACATGGGAGCCTTAAG GTGTTTGGTTGGAGATCCAAGCGGGAAAAGCTACGGTGATGTGGCCTTCCTCGAGCACCATAACCTTGTCACTAACATCCTTG CTTTGAATTCCAGTGGGTGGGCGAAGGAGTGGAAACAGTCTGACTTTGAGCTGCTGTGTGCCGACGGACATCGAGCTGCTTTGTCAGAGTGGGAAAGTTGTAATTTAGGAGTCGTCCCaccaaacagcatcatgacACGGCCTGTGCTCACCGCAAGGGTGTATGACTTCCTCATGAAATCGCAG GAAACTTTGGGAGCCGCCTCAAGCACTGAGTTCCAGCTCTTTGAGTCTCATCGGTACGGGGAAAGTGATCTGCTGTTTAAAGATGCAACGCACTGTTTTGTTCACACAAGCCACATGGATTACCGCTCCATCCTAGGAGAGGAGTTTTACGCTCATGCAGAGGCCGTCTTTAAATGCACGCACTCTG atatCTTGGAGTTTTGTAACCAGGATGTGTGCAGCATATCCTAA